The Vicinamibacterales bacterium sequence TCGGGCGCGCCCGCGCCATCCCGTCCTTGAACGCCAGCGACGCGGCCATCTTGAACGACAGTTCGTTCGAGTCGACGGCGTGGTACGAGCCGTCGAAGACGGTCGCCTTGAAGTCCACCATCGGGTAGCCGGCGAGGAAGCCGCGCATCCGCGAGTCCTGCAGCCCCTTCTCGATCGCCGGCACGAACTGCCGCGGAATCGCCCCGCCGAAGATGTCGTTGGCGAACTCGAAATCGCTGCCGCGGGGCAGCGGCTCGAACTTCACCTTGCAGTCGCCGAACTGGCCGTGGCCGCCGGTCTGCTTCTTGTGACGGCCGTGCGCTTCCACCGCCGCGGTGATCGTCTCGCGGTAGGGGATGCGCGGCAGCTTCAGCGTCACTTCGACGCCGAAGCGGCGCTTCAGCTTGGCGACCGTGACCTCGATGTGCGACTGCCCCTGGCCGGCGAGCAGCAGCTCCTTGGTCTGCTGGTCGCGCGTGTAGTTGATGGTCGGATCCTCTTCCTGCAGCCGGTGCAGCGCCGTGCCGATCTTCTCTTCGTCGCCGCGGCTCTTCGGCTCGATCGCATACGAGATGACCGGCTCGGGGAACTTGATCGGCGGCACCTTCGGCGCCCCCTTGTCGCCGATGACGTCGGCCGTCTGCGTCTCCTTGAGCTTGGCGACCGCGCCGATGTCGCCGGCCCGCACCTCGGGCACGTTCGTCTGCGTCTTCCCCTGCACCGCGGCGAGATGGCCGAGCCGCTCGGGCGTGTCCTTGGTCACGTTGTGGACGGTGGTGTCCGCCTTCAGCGTGCCGGAGATGACGCGGAACAGCGTGATGCGCCCGGCGAACGGATCCGCGACCGTCTTCCATACGAACGCGGCCGCCGGCCCGCCCTCCTTCACCGGGATCTCGACGTCTTCCCCGTCCGGCGTCCGCGCCCGCAGCGGACGCTCCGCCGGCGAGGGGACGTAGCTCAGGATGGCGTCGAGCAGCGGCTGCATGCCGATGTTCGACGTCGCCGAGGTGAGCAGCAGCGGAAACACCCGCGCCGCGCCGACGCCGCGCTTCAGGCCGGCGACCAGCTCCTCCTGCGTCAGCGTGCCGGCGTCGAAGAACTTCTCCATCAGCGCGTCGTCCGCTTCGGCGACCATCTCGATGAGCGCTTCGCGCGCCGCCTGGACGGCGTCGGCCATCTCCGCGGGGATCGCCGCTTCCGACGGCTTGCCGTCGGCGAACGTGTAGGCCTTCATCGCCACGAGATCGACGATGCCCTTGAACGCGCGCTCCTCGCCGATCGGCAGCTGGATCGGGATGACGGTGCGGCCGAACACCGAGCGCAGCGAGGCGAGCGACCGTTCGAGCGAGGCGCGCTCGCGATCGAGGCGGTTGAGCACGACCAGCCGCGGCAGCGCGAGCTCGTCGGCCGCTTCCCAGACCTTCTCGGTCGAAACTTCGACGCCCGCGACGGCATCGACCACCACCAGGGCGGCGTCCGCGACGCGCAGCGCCGCGCGCGCGTCGCTCAGGAAGTTCGCCATGCCCGGCGTGTCGATGAAATTGATCTTGGTCTTGTTCCACTCAGCGTAAGCCGCGCCGGCGGAGAGGGTGTGCTTGCGGGCGATTTCCTCGTCGTCGTAATCGGTGACGGTGGTGCCTTCGTCGACTTTGCCCAGGCGGTTGACCGCCCCGGCGGCGAAGAGCACGGTGGACACGAGCTGGGTCTTCCCGGAGCCGGAGTGGCCGACCAGCGCGACATTCCGAAGGCTGGCGGCATCGTAGACCTTCATGAGGGTACCCTCCGCTACTGACCAGTTGCCCGGTGCCAGATGCCGGCGCCCCGGGGGGGTCTATCCGGCCATCCTATTGCGCGCCGCTGGGCGGATCAAGCGAACAGCTCTCAGCTGACAGCGGTTAGCTGTTTTCCTCGATTCCGTCGCATTGGTTCATGACGGCCGGAATGACCCGGCCCCATTCATGGACGGACAGCAATGATCACAGCGACCGAGAAAGCCCTCGTGCAGAACAGTTTCGCCGCCGTGGCGACCATCGCCGACGACGCGGCGGTGATCTTCTACCAGCGGCTGTTCGAGCTCGATCCGTCGCTGCGGCCGATGTTCCGCGGGGACATGGCCGAGCAGCGGAAGAAGCTGATGCAGATGATCACGGCGGCGGTGAAGGGGCTCGATCGGCTGGAGCAGCTCGTGCCCGTCGTCCAGGACCTCGGGCGGCGGCACGTGCGCTACGGGGTGCGCGACGCGCATTACGAGACGGTGGGCGCGGCGCTGCTGTGGACGCTCGAAGCGGGGCTCGGCAAGGCGTTCACCCCGGAGGTGAAGGCGGCGTGGACCGCGGTCTACGGGCTGCTCGCCACGACGATGAAGGATGCGGCCCGCGAGGCGCTGGCGGCCTGAACGATCAGACGCGCGATTGGTCGAAGATCTCGACGCGGCCGTCGCGGACGGTGAGGATGACGACCGCGCCGTCGCGCGACGGGATCGTCGCCACCGTGGTGCCGGTGCGGCCGTCGAGCAGCGGGATGGCGCCGTTGGCGGGCGCGGGGGCCGGCGACAGCGGCCGGCCGTGAAGGTAGCCGCGCAGATCGTCGGCGAGATCCTCGGCCGCCTGATACCGGGCGTTGACGTCGCGGTGCATGGCCCGGGCGACGATCGTCTCGAGCGGGCCGTCGAACGCGCCGTCGAACGACGACAGCGGCGGCGGATCGGCGTGCAGGATCTGCTGCAGCGCCTCCGGCCAGTGCAGGTCGGCGAGGTCGAAGGGGAGCCGATCGGCGAGCAGCCGGTAGAGGAGCACGCCCAATGCGTAGACGTCGCTGCGCGCGTCGACGTCGGCGGGACGGCCGCGCAGCTGCTCGGGGCTCATGTACGCCAGCGTGCCGAGCAGCTGCCCGTGGGCGGTCTGCACGGTGAACCGCTCGATGCCGGCGCCCGATCCGCTCGCGCGCGCGATGCCGAAGTCGAGGATCTTGGGCTGGTGCGGATCGGCGACCAGCACGTTCGCCGGCTTCAGATCGCGGTGGATGATGCCGCGCTCGTGCGCGTGCTGCACGGCGTCGGCGAGCTTGATGCCGAGCCGCACGCGGTCGTGAATCGGCAGCGCGCGGGCGCGGACGTAGTCGGTGATCGGCGGACCGGCGACCAGCTCCATCACCAGGTGCGCCGGCGTCGCGCGATCGCCCGGCGCGAACGAGTACACCTGCGCGATGCCGGGGTGCTGCAGCCGCCCGAGCAGCTCCGCCTCCTGTTCGAAGCGCCGCAGGATCTCGGGATGGCGGAAGCCGCGGCGCAGGACCTTGATTGCGACGGTGCGG is a genomic window containing:
- the fusA gene encoding elongation factor G; the protein is MKVYDAASLRNVALVGHSGSGKTQLVSTVLFAAGAVNRLGKVDEGTTVTDYDDEEIARKHTLSAGAAYAEWNKTKINFIDTPGMANFLSDARAALRVADAALVVVDAVAGVEVSTEKVWEAADELALPRLVVLNRLDRERASLERSLASLRSVFGRTVIPIQLPIGEERAFKGIVDLVAMKAYTFADGKPSEAAIPAEMADAVQAAREALIEMVAEADDALMEKFFDAGTLTQEELVAGLKRGVGAARVFPLLLTSATSNIGMQPLLDAILSYVPSPAERPLRARTPDGEDVEIPVKEGGPAAAFVWKTVADPFAGRITLFRVISGTLKADTTVHNVTKDTPERLGHLAAVQGKTQTNVPEVRAGDIGAVAKLKETQTADVIGDKGAPKVPPIKFPEPVISYAIEPKSRGDEEKIGTALHRLQEEDPTINYTRDQQTKELLLAGQGQSHIEVTVAKLKRRFGVEVTLKLPRIPYRETITAAVEAHGRHKKQTGGHGQFGDCKVKFEPLPRGSDFEFANDIFGGAIPRQFVPAIEKGLQDSRMRGFLAGYPMVDFKATVFDGSYHAVDSNELSFKMAASLAFKDGMARARPTLLEPVMNVEVYAPSDYAGDLMGDLNSRRGRIGGMDTRGAMTIIRAKVPMQEMLTYEQHLTSATGGRGSYHMEFDHYEEVPQHLHAKIIAASKQERGAEAAEEV
- a CDS encoding globin family protein, with translation MITATEKALVQNSFAAVATIADDAAVIFYQRLFELDPSLRPMFRGDMAEQRKKLMQMITAAVKGLDRLEQLVPVVQDLGRRHVRYGVRDAHYETVGAALLWTLEAGLGKAFTPEVKAAWTAVYGLLATTMKDAAREALAA
- a CDS encoding serine/threonine-protein kinase; protein product: MSSRTGADAIFLALADVAPEDRAAVLEERCGGDTALRREVLQLLASLDEPDDEFLDPARIPSLDMAAVDGPLQPGTRLGTFLVLHALGSGGMGVVYAAQQDRPRRTVAIKVLRRGFRHPEILRRFEQEAELLGRLQHPGIAQVYSFAPGDRATPAHLVMELVAGPPITDYVRARALPIHDRVRLGIKLADAVQHAHERGIIHRDLKPANVLVADPHQPKILDFGIARASGSGAGIERFTVQTAHGQLLGTLAYMSPEQLRGRPADVDARSDVYALGVLLYRLLADRLPFDLADLHWPEALQQILHADPPPLSSFDGAFDGPLETIVARAMHRDVNARYQAAEDLADDLRGYLHGRPLSPAPAPANGAIPLLDGRTGTTVATIPSRDGAVVILTVRDGRVEIFDQSRV